The proteins below are encoded in one region of Phycicoccus sp. M110.8:
- a CDS encoding pitrilysin family protein — MSTPRTTDHDAGIEHGTAASGVAGTTDRPPVLPPEPWQFPVPTRATLDNGVELVLYDIPGQYVVSVRTAVPFPLSAEPAEVEGVATIMARMLDEGTAEHSAEEFAELLERKGIAIGAGVTDAGLSVDLDVPKGRLAEALDLLRRLLADPVFPQPELDRHLKTRLAEIEQERALGPQRAARQFVATIFDPGDRASRPTGGSPATVRAITREAVAEFHRGQVGPRGATVVVAGDLADLDVPALAAAGLGSWSNPHQRELPAPAAPAFAGDRARLVLVDRPGAVQSELLVGCPGPDRRADGGWAAYPVLGFVVGGSPNARVDAVLREEKGYTYGIRSAFRPRRRGGLFLTSGSVRADATVESVQLLLDILGRVGDGLAEEEVRAGVDFISKTAPGRFATADAVADEAAALSLEGLTTQFTTDNLEQMRSLDPRALLAAWRRWVTGEWTVVVVGDAERCAEGLRGLGLGEVAVVPA, encoded by the coding sequence GTGAGCACCCCCCGCACCACCGACCACGACGCCGGCATCGAGCACGGGACCGCGGCGAGCGGCGTGGCCGGCACCACGGACCGTCCGCCGGTCCTGCCGCCCGAGCCGTGGCAGTTCCCGGTCCCCACCCGGGCCACCCTGGACAACGGCGTCGAGCTCGTGCTCTACGACATCCCCGGCCAGTACGTCGTCTCGGTCCGCACCGCCGTCCCGTTCCCCCTGTCGGCGGAGCCTGCCGAGGTGGAGGGCGTGGCCACGATCATGGCGCGGATGCTCGATGAGGGGACGGCCGAGCACAGCGCCGAGGAGTTCGCCGAGCTCCTCGAGCGCAAGGGAATCGCAATAGGCGCGGGCGTCACCGACGCCGGCCTGTCGGTCGACCTCGACGTGCCCAAGGGGCGTCTCGCCGAGGCGCTCGACCTGCTGCGCCGACTGCTCGCCGACCCGGTGTTCCCCCAGCCCGAGCTCGACCGGCACCTGAAGACCCGGCTGGCCGAGATCGAGCAGGAGCGGGCCCTCGGGCCGCAGCGGGCGGCGCGACAGTTCGTGGCCACCATCTTCGACCCCGGCGACCGGGCCTCCCGCCCGACCGGCGGCTCCCCGGCCACCGTCCGCGCCATCACGCGGGAGGCCGTCGCCGAGTTCCACCGCGGCCAGGTGGGCCCACGCGGTGCCACCGTCGTCGTCGCGGGGGACCTCGCCGACCTCGACGTGCCCGCGCTCGCGGCCGCCGGCCTGGGCAGCTGGTCCAACCCGCACCAGCGCGAGCTGCCTGCACCGGCGGCGCCGGCGTTCGCGGGCGACCGTGCGCGCCTCGTCCTCGTGGACCGCCCCGGTGCGGTGCAGTCCGAGCTGCTCGTGGGGTGCCCCGGACCCGACCGGCGCGCGGACGGCGGCTGGGCGGCATACCCCGTCCTCGGGTTCGTCGTCGGTGGCTCGCCCAACGCGCGGGTCGACGCGGTCCTGCGCGAGGAGAAGGGCTACACCTACGGCATCCGCTCGGCCTTCCGGCCGCGGCGGCGCGGCGGCCTCTTCCTCACGTCGGGGTCGGTCCGCGCGGACGCTACGGTCGAGTCGGTCCAGCTGCTGCTCGACATCCTCGGGCGGGTCGGCGACGGCCTGGCCGAGGAGGAGGTGCGCGCCGGGGTGGACTTCATCAGCAAGACGGCACCCGGCCGCTTCGCCACGGCCGACGCGGTGGCCGACGAGGCGGCAGCGCTGTCCCTCGAGGGCCTGACCACACAGTTCACCACCGACAACCTCGAGCAGATGCGGTCGCTGGACCCCCGTGCCCTGCTCGCGGCCTGGCGGCGCTGGGTGACGGGGGAGTGGACCGTGGTCGTCGTCGGCGACGCGGAGCGCTGCGCCGAGGGGCTGCGCGGGCTGGGGCTCGGCGAGGTGGCGGTGGTCCCCGCCTGA
- a CDS encoding pitrilysin family protein: MPLEYPIHERTLDNGLRVVVSPDSSVPMVTVNLWVDVGSRHEVPGRTGLAHLFEHLMFQGSRNVASGEHFARLMAEGGRLNATTWFDRTNYFETVPKGAYELALWMEADRHGHLLDAVTQENLDNQRDVVKEEKRQRYDNVPYGNALIEVYAATFPAGHPYHHPTIGSMEDLDAASLQDVHAFFRHYYGPNNTVLTLVGDLTPEEGFAAAERYFGPLPASASPPRDNLPQLRPLDAPVRVDRPGAVPNDRLHVAFRLPVDNTHEFFAAALAVDTLGGLTTSRLVQRLVRREQAANSVQAHTMGFVDGASLGFLVVDVAEGHDPEEIEAAVVEELERFAAQGPTDVELESALAQSERSWLSALAGQEERADLISQHVLLHGDPQFVNTFLDRLATVTADEVRAAADAWLRPEHRAVVRHLVQAQEDAA; the protein is encoded by the coding sequence ATGCCGCTGGAGTACCCCATCCACGAGCGCACCCTCGACAACGGGCTGCGCGTCGTCGTCTCGCCCGACAGCAGCGTGCCCATGGTGACCGTCAACCTGTGGGTCGACGTCGGGTCGCGCCACGAGGTGCCCGGCCGCACCGGGCTGGCGCACCTGTTCGAGCACCTCATGTTCCAGGGCTCGCGCAACGTCGCCAGCGGCGAGCACTTCGCCCGGCTCATGGCCGAGGGCGGCCGGCTCAACGCCACCACGTGGTTCGACCGCACCAACTACTTCGAGACGGTGCCGAAGGGCGCCTACGAGCTGGCCCTGTGGATGGAGGCCGACCGGCACGGCCACCTGCTGGACGCCGTGACCCAGGAGAACCTCGACAACCAGCGTGACGTGGTCAAGGAGGAGAAGCGCCAGCGGTACGACAACGTCCCCTACGGCAACGCCCTCATCGAGGTGTATGCCGCGACGTTCCCTGCCGGCCACCCGTACCACCACCCGACGATCGGGTCCATGGAGGACCTCGACGCCGCCAGCCTGCAGGACGTGCACGCCTTCTTCCGTCACTACTACGGGCCCAACAACACCGTGCTCACCCTGGTCGGCGACCTGACGCCGGAGGAGGGGTTCGCCGCGGCCGAGCGCTACTTCGGCCCGCTCCCGGCGTCCGCCTCCCCGCCCCGGGACAACCTCCCGCAGCTCCGGCCGCTCGACGCCCCGGTCCGCGTCGACCGCCCCGGCGCCGTCCCGAACGACCGGCTGCACGTCGCCTTCCGGCTGCCGGTCGACAACACCCACGAGTTCTTCGCGGCCGCGCTGGCCGTCGACACGCTCGGTGGCCTGACGACCTCGCGGCTGGTGCAGCGCCTGGTCCGGCGCGAGCAGGCCGCCAACTCGGTCCAGGCCCACACCATGGGGTTCGTCGACGGTGCGTCGCTGGGCTTCCTGGTCGTCGACGTCGCCGAGGGCCACGACCCGGAGGAGATCGAGGCCGCCGTGGTCGAGGAGCTCGAGCGCTTCGCCGCGCAGGGGCCCACCGACGTCGAGCTCGAGTCCGCCCTGGCCCAGTCCGAGCGCTCGTGGCTGTCGGCCCTCGCCGGGCAGGAGGAGCGGGCCGACCTGATCAGCCAGCACGTCCTGCTCCACGGCGACCCGCAGTTCGTGAACACCTTCCTCGACCGACTCGCCACCGTGACCGCCGACGAGGTGCGGGCCGCCGCGGACGCCTGGCTGCGCCCGGAGCACCGGGCCGTGGTCCGACACCTCGTCCAGGCCCAGGAGGACGCCGCGTGA
- a CDS encoding NAD(P)/FAD-dependent oxidoreductase, translated as MSSQQDGTTAPRHRVVVIGSGFGGLFGTQALKRADVDITLVAKTTHHLFQPLLYQVATGILSEGEIAPSTREVLARQANARVVLGTVTHIDLEARTVTSRVLDRDTVTPYDSLIVAAGAGQSYFGNDQFATYAPGMKSIDDALELRGRIFGAFEYAELASTPKEIERLMTFVVVGAGPTGVEMAGQIAELSRRTLRHDFRRIDTASARIILLDAAPQVLPAFGDQLGTKAQKRLAEIGVEVQLGAMVTNVDATGIEVKDKDGTTRRIESVTKVWAAGVQASELGAQLAEQSGAALDRAGRIEVNDDLTLPGHPEVYVVGDMASLKGYPGVAQVAIQGARYAAESIKRRLAGRPAQGPFQYKDKGSMATISRFSAVASIGKLHFGGFVAWVLWLAVHLVYIIGFKHRLTTLLHWAVSFLGRGRSERTVTEQQVFARTAIEQLGEAYAPSLPRVPADKRPPVQSVAQARDEASRTL; from the coding sequence ATGTCGTCGCAGCAGGATGGGACCACCGCCCCGCGCCACCGGGTCGTCGTCATCGGGTCGGGCTTCGGGGGCCTGTTCGGCACCCAGGCGCTCAAGCGTGCCGACGTGGACATCACGCTGGTCGCCAAGACCACCCACCACCTCTTCCAGCCCCTGCTCTACCAGGTGGCCACCGGCATCCTGTCCGAGGGCGAGATCGCGCCGTCGACGCGAGAGGTGCTGGCGCGCCAGGCCAACGCCCGGGTCGTGCTGGGCACCGTCACCCACATCGACCTCGAGGCCCGCACCGTCACCTCGCGGGTGCTGGACCGCGACACCGTGACGCCGTACGACTCCCTCATCGTCGCGGCCGGAGCCGGCCAGTCCTACTTCGGCAACGACCAGTTCGCGACGTACGCCCCTGGCATGAAGTCGATCGACGACGCCCTCGAGCTGCGCGGCCGGATCTTCGGGGCGTTCGAGTACGCCGAGCTGGCCAGCACCCCCAAGGAGATCGAGCGCCTCATGACCTTCGTGGTCGTGGGCGCCGGCCCCACAGGCGTGGAGATGGCCGGCCAGATCGCCGAGCTCTCCCGGCGCACCCTGCGGCACGACTTCCGCCGGATCGACACGGCCTCGGCGCGCATCATCCTGCTCGACGCGGCGCCGCAGGTGCTGCCCGCCTTCGGTGACCAGCTGGGCACCAAGGCGCAGAAGCGGCTGGCGGAGATCGGCGTCGAGGTCCAGCTCGGCGCGATGGTGACCAACGTCGACGCCACCGGCATCGAGGTCAAGGACAAGGACGGCACGACCCGGCGGATCGAGTCGGTCACCAAGGTGTGGGCCGCCGGCGTCCAGGCGTCCGAGCTCGGGGCGCAGCTGGCCGAGCAGTCCGGTGCGGCCCTCGACCGCGCCGGCCGCATCGAGGTCAACGACGACCTGACCCTCCCGGGGCACCCCGAAGTCTACGTCGTCGGTGACATGGCCTCGCTCAAGGGGTACCCGGGCGTGGCCCAGGTGGCCATCCAGGGCGCCCGGTATGCCGCGGAGTCGATCAAGCGCCGCCTCGCGGGACGCCCCGCGCAGGGCCCGTTCCAGTACAAGGACAAGGGGTCGATGGCGACGATCTCGCGGTTCAGCGCGGTCGCCTCGATCGGCAAGCTGCACTTCGGCGGCTTCGTCGCGTGGGTGCTGTGGCTGGCGGTCCACCTCGTCTACATCATCGGCTTCAAGCACCGGCTGACCACGCTGCTGCACTGGGCGGTCAGCTTCCTCGGCCGGGGCCGCTCGGAGCGCACCGTCACCGAGCAGCAGGTGTTCGCCCGCACCGCGATCGAGCAGCTGGGTGAGGCGTACGCCCCGTCCCTGCCGCGCGTCCCCGCGGACAAGCGGCCCCCGGTGCAGTCGGTGGCCCAGGCCCGCGACGAGGCCAGCCGCACGCTCTGA
- a CDS encoding methylated-DNA--[protein]-cysteine S-methyltransferase produces the protein MPTHTVMPSPIGDVTIVSQDGAVTRVMTYSQKHAPDPAELGERDDAAGAEAVRQLTEYFARERTDFDLPLAPRGDEFKQRVWALLREIPYGQTRSYGDLARALGDVNLSQAVGFANGRNPIAIVVPCHRVIGADGSLVGYAGGLDRKRFLLALEESEETRAQRLF, from the coding sequence GTGCCCACCCACACCGTCATGCCGTCGCCGATCGGCGACGTGACGATCGTGTCGCAGGACGGCGCGGTCACCCGGGTCATGACCTACAGCCAGAAGCACGCGCCGGACCCCGCTGAGCTGGGGGAGCGCGACGACGCGGCCGGGGCCGAGGCGGTCCGCCAGCTCACCGAGTACTTCGCCCGCGAGCGCACCGACTTCGACCTGCCGCTGGCCCCGCGCGGGGACGAGTTCAAGCAGCGCGTGTGGGCCCTGCTGCGCGAGATCCCCTACGGCCAGACCCGCTCCTACGGCGACCTCGCCCGCGCGCTGGGCGACGTCAACCTCAGCCAGGCGGTCGGCTTCGCCAACGGCCGCAACCCGATCGCCATCGTCGTGCCCTGCCACCGGGTGATCGGCGCCGACGGCAGCCTGGTCGGCTACGCCGGGGGACTGGACCGCAAGCGGTTCCTCCTCGCCCTCGAGGAGTCCGAGGAGACCCGCGCCCAGCGGCTCTTCTGA
- a CDS encoding HIT family protein, whose product MPDDCLFCRIVDGAVPSFTVLDEPLVLGFLDTRPLFKGHVLLVPRVHVDTLPDLPRELLPTLMGAVQRTAAAMPVGLGSQGSFVAANNVVSQSVPHLHWHVVPRTKGDGLRGFFWPRTRYASDEEAQEYAARLAAAIEPPAG is encoded by the coding sequence GTGCCCGACGACTGCCTCTTCTGCCGGATCGTCGACGGCGCGGTGCCGTCCTTCACGGTGCTCGACGAGCCGCTGGTGCTCGGCTTCCTGGACACGCGGCCCCTGTTCAAGGGCCACGTCCTGCTCGTGCCGAGGGTCCACGTCGACACCCTCCCCGACCTGCCGCGCGAGCTGCTGCCCACGCTGATGGGGGCGGTGCAGCGCACGGCCGCGGCGATGCCGGTGGGCCTCGGCTCCCAGGGGTCGTTCGTCGCTGCCAACAACGTCGTCTCCCAGTCGGTGCCGCACCTGCACTGGCACGTCGTGCCCCGGACGAAGGGGGACGGCCTGCGCGGGTTCTTCTGGCCGCGCACCCGCTACGCCTCCGACGAGGAGGCGCAGGAGTATGCCGCCCGGCTGGCAGCCGCGATCGAGCCGCCTGCCGGGTAG
- a CDS encoding DUF1295 domain-containing protein, with translation MGFDLGSFWAVTGSSLLALVLLMAVTAVVGHRQGRVSVVDTTWGLGFVLVALVSALVGDGAGWRRVLVLVLVAVWGLRLAWHVTRRNAGKGEDPRYAEMLEKESGNPTLVAIRKVYAVQGAALWFVSLPLQVSAAAGDGVVWVAVVGVLLWLLGVSFEAVGDAQLARFKADPANKGKVMDRGLWSWTRHPNYFGDSSVWWGLFLVAASAWPGVLTVLSPVVMTYFLVYGTGAKLLERHMAERPGYREYQQRTSYFLPRPPRRAPGAERG, from the coding sequence ATGGGCTTCGACCTCGGGAGCTTCTGGGCGGTCACCGGCTCGTCGCTGCTCGCCCTCGTCCTGCTGATGGCCGTCACCGCGGTCGTGGGGCACCGGCAGGGCCGGGTGAGCGTCGTCGACACGACCTGGGGGCTGGGGTTCGTCCTGGTCGCCCTGGTCTCGGCGCTCGTCGGCGACGGCGCCGGCTGGCGCCGGGTGCTGGTGCTCGTGCTGGTCGCTGTGTGGGGGCTGCGGCTCGCCTGGCACGTCACCCGCCGCAACGCCGGCAAGGGGGAGGACCCCCGCTACGCCGAGATGCTCGAGAAGGAGAGCGGCAACCCGACCCTCGTCGCGATCCGCAAGGTCTACGCCGTGCAGGGCGCCGCGCTGTGGTTCGTCTCCCTGCCGCTGCAAGTCAGTGCGGCGGCCGGCGACGGAGTGGTGTGGGTCGCGGTCGTCGGTGTCCTGCTCTGGCTCCTCGGCGTCAGCTTCGAGGCGGTCGGCGACGCCCAGCTCGCGCGCTTCAAGGCCGACCCCGCGAACAAGGGCAAGGTCATGGACCGCGGCCTGTGGTCCTGGACGCGCCACCCGAACTACTTCGGCGACTCCAGCGTCTGGTGGGGCCTGTTCCTCGTTGCGGCCAGCGCGTGGCCGGGGGTGCTGACGGTGCTCTCGCCCGTCGTCATGACCTACTTCCTCGTCTACGGCACCGGTGCCAAGCTGCTCGAGCGGCACATGGCCGAGCGCCCCGGCTACCGCGAGTACCAGCAACGGACGAGCTACTTCCTGCCCCGGCCGCCGCGCCGGGCTCCGGGAGCCGAGCGGGGATAG
- a CDS encoding cyclopropane-fatty-acyl-phospholipid synthase family protein produces the protein MTTLDSPRAPESRSAARGSGLAGQFAEALAPVVGGELPVHLTLWDGSSAGPVDAPRVVVRSPRALRRLLRHPGELGAAQAYVTGELDVEGDLDHALTHVWSVAQERGLSGIRPTPSVAAGVVRLARNAGVLGRPLPPPASQAVVKGRLHSLRRDRAAISHHYDLSNDFYQLILDPHLAYSCGYWRSDDPDYTVEDAQRDKFELVGHKLGLREGSRLLDVGCGWGSMSLYAAEHFGAQVTGVTIAAEQKRFIDARIRERGLQDRVEIRLQDYRDVPDTGFDAVVSLEMGEHVGQRNYPTYARVLHDAVRPGGRVLVQQMSRRGRHPGGGPFIEQFIAPDMHMRPVGDTVALIEESGLEVRDVHALREHYVRTVDAWHDTFEANWDRAVALVGEEIARVWRLYLVGGSMAFRDGRMGVDQILAVRPGAAGRSDVEPVRPGGWS, from the coding sequence GTGACCACGCTCGACTCCCCCCGCGCACCCGAGTCGCGTTCTGCCGCAAGAGGTTCGGGCCTCGCAGGCCAGTTCGCGGAGGCGCTCGCCCCGGTCGTGGGCGGGGAGCTCCCGGTCCACCTCACCCTCTGGGACGGCAGCAGCGCCGGCCCGGTCGACGCGCCCCGGGTCGTCGTCCGGTCACCGCGCGCCCTGCGCCGGCTGCTGCGGCACCCCGGCGAGCTGGGCGCCGCGCAGGCGTACGTCACGGGGGAGCTCGACGTCGAGGGCGACCTCGACCATGCCCTCACGCACGTGTGGTCGGTGGCGCAGGAGCGCGGGCTCAGCGGCATACGGCCGACTCCGTCGGTGGCGGCCGGGGTGGTGCGGCTCGCCCGCAACGCCGGCGTCCTCGGGCGCCCGCTGCCCCCGCCCGCGAGCCAGGCGGTCGTCAAGGGCCGGCTGCACAGCCTGCGCCGCGACCGGGCCGCGATCTCGCACCACTACGACCTGTCCAACGACTTCTACCAGCTGATCCTCGACCCGCACCTGGCGTACTCGTGCGGCTACTGGCGCTCCGACGACCCGGACTACACCGTCGAGGACGCCCAGCGCGACAAGTTCGAGCTCGTGGGCCACAAGCTCGGCCTGCGCGAGGGCTCGCGGCTGCTCGACGTCGGGTGCGGCTGGGGATCGATGAGCCTGTATGCCGCCGAGCACTTCGGCGCGCAGGTCACCGGCGTCACCATCGCCGCCGAGCAGAAGCGATTCATCGACGCCCGCATCCGCGAGCGGGGCCTGCAGGACCGGGTCGAGATCCGGCTGCAGGACTACCGCGACGTCCCGGACACCGGCTTCGACGCCGTCGTCTCGCTCGAGATGGGCGAGCACGTCGGCCAGCGGAACTACCCGACCTACGCCAGGGTCCTGCACGACGCCGTCCGGCCCGGCGGCCGGGTCCTCGTCCAGCAGATGTCGCGCCGGGGGCGCCACCCGGGCGGGGGACCGTTCATCGAGCAGTTCATCGCGCCCGACATGCACATGCGGCCGGTGGGCGACACGGTCGCGCTGATCGAGGAGTCCGGCCTCGAGGTGCGCGACGTGCACGCCCTGCGCGAGCACTACGTCCGCACGGTCGACGCGTGGCACGACACGTTCGAGGCCAACTGGGACCGTGCCGTGGCCCTCGTCGGCGAGGAGATCGCCCGCGTCTGGCGGCTCTACCTCGTGGGTGGGTCGATGGCGTTCCGCGACGGACGCATGGGGGTCGACCAGATCCTCGCCGTGCGTCCCGGAGCGGCCGGCCGGTCCGACGTCGAGCCGGTCCGCCCCGGCGGGTGGTCGTGA
- a CDS encoding cyclopropane-fatty-acyl-phospholipid synthase family protein, with protein MTTADPVLASRPTIDPVRWPDLAASRAKVRRGVESAVARQLFRSAVKRLAVRVEAGDQVFGGGAHDPGAPVMRLVRPEAFYAAVGSKALIGFGESYMAGDWDSPDLAGLLEVFAAQMATLIPAPLQRLRALYVARHPSSERNTTRNTRSNIARHYDLSNDLFATFLDDTLSYSSALFDAPAQRVASVSGETALVSPAPTAPTWPDLRVAQERKIDRILDAARVGDGTRVLEIGSGWGELAIRAAARGATVLTVTLSSEQQELARARVAAAGYSDRVDVELLDYRAVQGEFDAVVSVEMIEAVGHQYWKDYFRTIDRVLAPGGSVAIQAITMPHDRMLVTRNTYTWINKYIFPGGFLPSTEALADVTREHTRLRLTERLSFGRHYAETLRLWDERYLGALDAVHRLGFDEVFDRMWHFYLQYSEAGFRSGYLDVQQLVFRREVTA; from the coding sequence GTGACCACCGCAGACCCCGTCCTCGCGTCCCGCCCGACCATCGACCCGGTCCGCTGGCCGGACCTCGCCGCCTCCCGCGCCAAGGTGCGCAGGGGCGTGGAGTCGGCAGTGGCCCGGCAGCTGTTCCGTTCAGCCGTGAAGCGGCTGGCCGTCCGGGTGGAGGCCGGCGACCAGGTCTTCGGCGGCGGCGCCCACGACCCGGGTGCACCCGTCATGCGCCTCGTCCGCCCCGAGGCCTTCTACGCAGCCGTCGGCTCCAAGGCGCTGATCGGGTTCGGTGAGTCGTACATGGCCGGCGACTGGGACTCGCCCGACCTCGCCGGCCTGCTCGAGGTGTTCGCGGCACAGATGGCGACCCTCATCCCGGCGCCGCTGCAGCGCCTGCGCGCCCTCTACGTCGCGCGGCACCCCTCGAGCGAGCGCAACACCACCCGCAACACGCGCAGCAACATCGCCCGGCACTACGACCTCTCGAACGACCTGTTCGCGACGTTCCTCGACGACACGCTCTCCTACTCGTCCGCGCTGTTCGACGCGCCGGCCCAGCGGGTCGCGTCGGTGTCGGGGGAGACGGCCCTCGTCAGCCCCGCGCCGACCGCCCCCACCTGGCCGGACCTGCGCGTGGCGCAGGAGCGCAAGATCGACCGCATCCTCGACGCGGCGCGGGTCGGCGACGGCACGAGGGTGCTGGAGATCGGCTCGGGCTGGGGGGAGCTCGCCATCCGGGCGGCAGCACGCGGTGCCACGGTCCTGACCGTCACCCTGTCCAGCGAGCAGCAGGAGCTGGCGCGCGCGCGGGTCGCGGCGGCGGGCTACTCCGACCGCGTCGACGTCGAGCTGCTCGACTACCGCGCCGTCCAGGGCGAGTTCGACGCCGTCGTCTCGGTCGAGATGATCGAGGCCGTCGGCCACCAGTACTGGAAGGACTACTTCCGCACCATCGACCGGGTCCTCGCCCCCGGTGGGTCGGTCGCGATCCAGGCGATCACCATGCCCCACGACCGGATGCTGGTGACCCGCAACACCTACACCTGGATCAACAAGTACATCTTCCCGGGCGGGTTCCTGCCCTCCACCGAGGCGCTCGCCGACGTGACCCGCGAGCACACGCGGCTCCGGCTCACCGAGCGCCTGTCGTTCGGCCGCCACTACGCCGAGACCCTGCGGCTGTGGGACGAGCGCTACCTCGGCGCCCTCGACGCTGTCCACCGGCTCGGCTTCGACGAGGTGTTCGACCGGATGTGGCACTTCTACCTGCAGTACTCCGAGGCTGGGTTCCGTTCCGGCTACCTCGACGTCCAGCAGCTCGTCTTCCGCCGGGAGGTGACCGCGTGA
- a CDS encoding DUF1365 domain-containing protein — translation MRPGRGTRIYRTSIRHARTSPLRHRFAHRSHTWLVDLDDLPQLGVLAPLARFESRDHLGDPHRSLRQNLDTFLATQGIDLQGGRIRMLAMPRVLGTVFNPISIHWCHDRDDRHVATVVEVHNTYGDRHAYLVRPDERGRAEVDKALYVSPFNDVSGRYSLTVPEPDDRLHVQVVLHRRGHDPFVASMTGVAVPVTTRSVLRLALTQPLEPLAVMARIRLHGIRLWLRRLPVQPRPPHHQEAVQ, via the coding sequence GTGAGGCCGGGTCGGGGCACCCGGATCTACCGCACCAGCATCCGCCACGCCCGCACCTCGCCGCTGCGGCACCGGTTCGCCCACCGCAGCCACACCTGGCTCGTGGACCTGGACGACCTGCCGCAGCTCGGGGTCCTCGCGCCCCTGGCGCGGTTCGAGTCCCGGGACCACCTCGGCGACCCGCACCGCAGCCTGCGGCAGAACCTCGACACCTTCCTGGCGACGCAGGGGATCGACCTGCAGGGCGGCCGGATCCGGATGCTCGCCATGCCCCGGGTGCTCGGCACCGTCTTCAACCCCATCAGCATCCACTGGTGCCACGACCGGGACGACCGCCACGTCGCCACCGTCGTGGAGGTGCACAACACGTACGGCGACCGGCACGCGTACCTGGTCCGGCCCGACGAGCGCGGCCGCGCCGAGGTCGACAAGGCGCTCTACGTCTCGCCCTTCAACGACGTCTCCGGGCGCTACTCCCTGACCGTCCCCGAGCCGGACGACCGGTTGCACGTCCAGGTCGTGCTGCACCGCCGGGGCCACGACCCGTTCGTGGCCAGCATGACCGGTGTCGCGGTGCCTGTGACCACCCGCTCGGTGCTCCGCCTCGCCCTCACCCAACCGCTCGAACCGCTGGCCGTCATGGCCCGGATCCGCCTGCACGGCATCCGGCTCTGGCTGCGCCGGCTGCCCGTCCAACCCCGACCCCCGCACCACCAGGAGGCCGTCCAGTGA
- a CDS encoding NAD(P)/FAD-dependent oxidoreductase: MSGARSAVVGSGIAGLAAAHVLAQSGPVTLYEADPRLGGHADTHDVTVGDRVVGVDTGFIVHNDRTYPTLLRLFAELGVQTQDSDMSMSIRDDAARLEYAGAKGARGLFPTARNATDPAYLRMLVEVKRFHRAARAVLARGDDDARRDETLGEFVARVRFSDYFARHFLEPVVAAVWSCDPTVSLRYPARYLFEFLDHHGMLTVFGSPTWRTVVGGSARYVQALAARLDDVRVGTPVTSVVEREDGVVVDDATGGREVYDRVVVATHPHQALSLLGEPTDLQREVLSAIPYSSNVAQLHTDESVLPRSAGARASWNYWRRPERDGAGVLVTYDLTRLQRIDVPGPRFLVTLNGVDCVDPALVIDTMHYEHPLYTPESVAAQRKLPHINSSRIAFAGAYHGWGFHEDGARSGVEAARVLGAEWSATPSDARRRHADPDGDVVPAAVGS, encoded by the coding sequence ATGTCCGGAGCACGCAGCGCGGTGGTCGGCAGCGGCATCGCCGGCCTCGCCGCCGCGCACGTCCTCGCCCAGAGCGGGCCGGTGACCCTGTACGAGGCCGACCCCCGGCTCGGCGGTCACGCCGACACCCACGACGTCACCGTCGGCGACCGGGTCGTCGGCGTCGACACCGGCTTCATCGTCCACAACGACCGCACGTACCCGACGCTGCTGCGGCTGTTCGCCGAGCTCGGGGTCCAGACGCAGGACTCGGACATGAGCATGTCCATCCGTGACGACGCTGCGCGGCTGGAGTATGCCGGGGCCAAGGGTGCCCGTGGCCTGTTCCCCACGGCGCGCAACGCCACCGACCCGGCATACCTGCGCATGCTCGTCGAGGTGAAGCGGTTCCACCGCGCCGCCCGTGCCGTCCTGGCACGGGGAGACGACGACGCCAGGCGCGACGAGACCCTGGGCGAGTTCGTCGCCCGCGTGCGGTTCAGCGACTACTTCGCCCGCCACTTCCTCGAGCCGGTCGTCGCCGCGGTGTGGTCCTGCGACCCCACCGTGTCGCTGCGGTACCCGGCCCGGTACCTGTTCGAGTTCCTCGACCACCACGGGATGCTGACCGTCTTCGGGTCCCCGACCTGGCGCACGGTCGTCGGTGGGTCGGCGCGCTACGTGCAGGCCCTCGCCGCCCGGCTCGACGACGTCCGCGTGGGAACCCCTGTGACCTCTGTCGTGGAGCGCGAGGACGGTGTCGTGGTCGACGACGCCACGGGTGGGCGTGAGGTCTACGACCGCGTGGTCGTCGCGACGCACCCCCACCAGGCGCTGTCGCTGCTCGGCGAGCCGACCGACCTCCAGCGCGAGGTCCTGAGCGCGATCCCCTACTCCTCCAACGTCGCCCAGCTGCACACCGACGAGTCGGTGCTGCCGCGCAGTGCCGGCGCCCGGGCCTCGTGGAACTACTGGCGGCGGCCCGAGCGCGACGGAGCGGGTGTCCTCGTGACCTACGACCTCACCCGGCTGCAGCGCATCGACGTGCCCGGCCCGCGGTTCCTCGTCACGCTGAACGGCGTGGACTGTGTCGACCCCGCACTCGTCATCGACACCATGCACTACGAGCACCCGCTCTACACGCCGGAATCCGTTGCCGCGCAACGCAAGCTGCCCCACATCAACTCCTCGCGCATCGCGTTCGCCGGGGCCTACCACGGGTGGGGCTTCCACGAGGACGGAGCGCGCTCCGGCGTCGAGGCGGCCCGCGTGCTGGGCGCCGAGTGGTCCGCGACTCCGAGCGACGCCCGCAGGCGGCACGCCGACCCGGACGGCGATGTCGTGCCGGCGGCGGTGGGTTCGTGA